The Dehalococcoidia bacterium genome has a segment encoding these proteins:
- a CDS encoding enoyl-CoA hydratase-related protein: protein MTEASEPRILQFEQTGAIARITLNRPEKLNAIDHALGLALYDAFARCAEDASVRAIVLAGAGRAFCAGDELGRERTPDEVLAQRRRGAIQHYVAGPGRWTSTLRLMRSLAQPIVVRIQGYAYGAGFNLALGADFRVMAANARLATPFIKRGLATGTNLLQQYLGIGKAIEMTLLGEPLDAEEALRLGLVTRVVDAAGLDAAVDELAERLASGPTAALSLTKKAVYAGWEEDPDGAYWQQGSAVVQGRELEDLAEGLAAFREKRPPHFSGR, encoded by the coding sequence CCGCCCCGAGAAGCTGAACGCGATCGATCACGCGCTCGGCCTCGCGCTCTACGACGCCTTCGCGCGCTGCGCCGAGGACGCAAGCGTGCGGGCGATCGTGCTCGCCGGCGCGGGGCGGGCGTTCTGCGCGGGCGACGAGCTGGGGCGCGAGCGCACGCCCGACGAGGTGCTGGCGCAGCGGCGGCGCGGCGCCATCCAGCACTACGTGGCCGGGCCGGGCCGCTGGACCAGCACGCTGCGGCTGATGCGCAGCCTGGCGCAGCCGATCGTCGTACGCATCCAGGGTTACGCCTACGGCGCGGGCTTCAACCTGGCGCTTGGCGCCGACTTCCGCGTGATGGCCGCCAACGCGCGCCTGGCGACGCCGTTCATCAAGCGCGGCCTCGCCACCGGCACGAACCTCTTGCAGCAGTATCTCGGCATCGGCAAAGCGATCGAGATGACGCTACTGGGCGAGCCGCTGGACGCCGAGGAAGCGCTGCGCCTCGGCCTGGTCACGCGGGTGGTGGATGCCGCCGGGCTCGACGCCGCGGTGGACGAGCTGGCCGAGCGGCTCGCCTCCGGCCCCACGGCAGCGCTGAGCCTGACCAAGAAGGCCGTGTACGCGGGCTGGGAGGAGGATCCAGACGGCGCATACTGGCAGCAAGGCTCGGCCGTGGTGCAGGGCCGCGAGCTGGAAGACCTGGCCGAAGGGCTGGCCGCCTTCCGCGAGAAGCGCCCGCCGCACTTCAGCGGCCGGTAA
- the oxc gene encoding oxalyl-CoA decarboxylase → MAEIDGATLIARELKKQGVQYMFGIVGIPVVPIAFAAQREGIKFFGMRNEQAASYAAQAASYLIGRPQACLVVSGPGMIHAIAGLANAWSNCWPMILLGGANDSFQDGMGAFQETDQVQSARPFCKYAHRVETTARIPYYVEQAVRNSIYGRPGPVYLDLPGDTITGKVEEESIEQKPAVPEPPRIQAEQAAIEQALEILKSAERPLVVIGKGMAWSRAEAEVKEFIEKTQLPFLPAPMAKGLLPDDHPLSVASARTYALQNTDVALLMGARLNWIMHFGLPPRWSPDVKIIQLDVAAEEIGTNVPAAVGLVGDGKAITAQLNKALEAQPWQFGAENLWRSGLQNKAETNKRNTEPMLASDDVPMGYYRVLREIRDALPRDAIISSEGASTMDIGRQVLNNYEPRTRLDAGSYGTMGVGLAFAIAAAVVHPDKRVVNVEGDSAFGFSGMEVETACRYNLPITFCIINNNGVGGGPPETDHNPLTARPGAYTATARYDKMAEAFGGLGFLCERPEEIRPALDKAFASGKTAVINIMIDPRAQRRPQEFAWLTH, encoded by the coding sequence ATGGCCGAGATCGATGGCGCGACGTTGATCGCGCGCGAGCTGAAGAAGCAGGGCGTCCAGTATATGTTCGGCATCGTCGGCATCCCCGTGGTGCCGATCGCCTTCGCCGCCCAGCGTGAGGGGATCAAGTTCTTCGGCATGCGCAACGAGCAGGCTGCCAGCTACGCCGCGCAGGCGGCCAGCTACCTCATTGGCCGGCCGCAGGCCTGCCTCGTCGTCTCCGGCCCCGGCATGATCCACGCGATCGCGGGCCTCGCCAACGCCTGGAGCAACTGCTGGCCGATGATCCTGCTCGGCGGCGCCAACGACAGCTTCCAGGACGGCATGGGCGCCTTCCAGGAGACGGACCAGGTGCAGTCGGCGCGGCCCTTCTGCAAGTACGCCCATCGCGTCGAGACCACGGCGCGCATCCCCTACTACGTCGAGCAGGCGGTGCGCAACTCGATCTACGGCCGCCCCGGTCCCGTTTACCTCGACCTGCCCGGCGACACGATCACCGGCAAAGTCGAGGAGGAGAGCATTGAGCAGAAGCCGGCCGTGCCGGAGCCGCCGCGCATCCAGGCCGAACAGGCCGCGATCGAGCAGGCGCTCGAAATTCTGAAGAGCGCCGAGCGGCCGCTGGTGGTGATCGGTAAGGGGATGGCCTGGAGCCGCGCCGAGGCCGAGGTCAAGGAGTTCATCGAGAAGACGCAGCTGCCCTTCCTGCCCGCGCCGATGGCGAAGGGGCTGCTGCCGGACGACCATCCGCTCTCCGTCGCCTCCGCCCGGACGTATGCCCTGCAAAACACGGATGTGGCGCTCTTGATGGGCGCGCGGCTGAACTGGATCATGCACTTCGGCCTGCCGCCGCGCTGGAGCCCGGACGTCAAGATCATTCAACTGGACGTGGCCGCGGAGGAGATCGGCACCAACGTGCCCGCCGCCGTCGGCCTCGTAGGCGACGGCAAGGCGATCACGGCGCAGCTCAACAAGGCGCTGGAGGCGCAGCCCTGGCAGTTCGGCGCCGAGAACCTCTGGCGCTCCGGCCTGCAGAACAAGGCGGAGACGAACAAGCGCAACACCGAGCCGATGCTCGCCTCCGACGACGTGCCGATGGGCTACTACCGCGTGCTGCGCGAGATCCGCGACGCCCTGCCGCGCGACGCGATCATCTCCAGCGAGGGCGCCAGCACGATGGACATCGGCCGGCAGGTGCTGAACAACTACGAGCCGCGCACCCGTCTCGACGCCGGCTCCTACGGCACGATGGGCGTGGGGCTGGCCTTCGCCATCGCCGCCGCGGTGGTGCATCCGGACAAGCGCGTGGTGAACGTGGAGGGCGACTCGGCCTTCGGCTTCAGCGGCATGGAAGTGGAGACCGCCTGCCGCTACAACCTGCCGATCACCTTCTGCATCATCAACAACAACGGCGTGGGCGGCGGACCGCCGGAGACGGACCACAATCCGCTGACCGCGCGGCCCGGCGCCTACACGGCCACGGCGCGCTACGACAAGATGGCGGAGGCGTTCGGCGGCCTCGGTTTCTTGTGCGAGCGGCCGGAGGAGATCCGCCCGGCGCTGGACAAGGCGTTCGCCTCGGGCAAGACGGCGGTGATCAACATCATGATCGACCCGCGCGCCCAGCGCCGCCCACAGGAGTTCGCCTGGCTGACGCACTGA